A genomic stretch from Gorilla gorilla gorilla isolate KB3781 chromosome 20, NHGRI_mGorGor1-v2.1_pri, whole genome shotgun sequence includes:
- the TNFSF14 gene encoding tumor necrosis factor ligand superfamily member 14, with product MEETVVRPSVFVVDGQTDIPFTRLGRSRRRQSCSLARVGLSLLLLLMGAGLAVQGWFLLRLHWRLGEMVTRLPDGHAGSWEQLIQERRSHEVNPAAHLTGANSSLTGSGGPLLWETQLGLAFLRGLSYHDGALVATKAGYYYIYSKVQLGGVGCPLGLASTITHGLYKRTPRYPEELELLVSQQSPCGRATSSSRVWWDSSFLGGVVHLEAGEEVVVRVLDERLVRLRDGTRSYFGAFMV from the exons ATGGAGGAGACTGTCGTACGGCCCTCAGTGTTTGTGGTGGATGGACAGACCGACATCCCATTCACGAGGCTGGGACGAAGCCGCCGGAGACAGTCGTGCAGTTTGGCCCGGGTGGGTCTGAGTCTCCTGCTGTTGCTGATGGGGGCCGGGCTGGCCGTCCAAGGCTGGTTCCTCCTGCGGCTGCACTGGCGTCTAGGAGAGATGGTCACCCGCCTGCCT GACGGACATGCAGGCTCCTGGGAGCAGCTGATACAAG AGCGAAGGTCTCACGAGGTCAACCCAGCAGCGCATCTCACAG GGGCCAACTCCAGCTTGACGGGCAGCGGGGGGCCGCTGCTATGGGAGACTCAGCTGGGCCTGGCCTTCCTGAGGGGCCTCAGCTACCACGATGGGGCCCTTGTGGCCACCAAAGCTGGCTACTACTACATCTACTCCAAGGTGCAGCTGGGCGGTGTGGGCTGCCCGCTGGGCCTGGCCAGCACCATCACCCACGGCCTCTACAAGCGCACACCCCGCTACCCCGAGGAGCTGGAGCTGTTGGTCAGCCAGCAGTCACCCTGCGGACGGGCCACCAGCAGCTCCCGCGTCTGGTGGGACAGCAGCTTCCTGGGTGGTGTGGTGCacctggaggctggggaggaggtggTCGTCCGTGTGCTGGATGAACGCCTGGTTCGACTGCGTGACGGTACCCGGTCTTACTTCGGGGCTTTCATGGTGTGA